The Trueperaceae bacterium genome includes a window with the following:
- a CDS encoding bifunctional 5,10-methylenetetrahydrofolate dehydrogenase/5,10-methenyltetrahydrofolate cyclohydrolase has translation MSATVLDGRAVAAAVLADVRADAAAMDPAPRLVFVRASDDPAGASYVRSKGKRAGTAGVRHETRVVPSDATDADLHALLEALNGDDDVDGVLLQLPLYPHLDADAALLRIAPEKDVDGLHPMNVGRLWSGRSALAPATPAGLLAILDHHDIPLEGREVVVVGRSDLVGKPAAASFLRRNATVTVAHSRTRDLADVTRRADVLVAAAGVPGMITPDHVRAGAVVLDVGQAPVDGVLRGDVAPDVARVAGALTPTPGGTGPMTVAMVVANTVQAARMRRGAA, from the coding sequence GGCGGTGTTGGCCGACGTGCGCGCGGACGCCGCGGCGATGGATCCCGCTCCGCGGCTGGTGTTCGTCCGCGCGAGCGACGACCCGGCCGGCGCGTCGTACGTCCGCAGCAAAGGCAAACGCGCGGGGACGGCCGGCGTGCGGCACGAGACGCGGGTCGTGCCGAGCGACGCGACGGACGCGGACCTGCACGCCCTCCTGGAGGCCCTGAACGGCGACGACGACGTCGATGGCGTGCTGCTGCAGCTTCCGTTGTACCCGCACCTCGACGCCGACGCGGCGCTGCTGCGCATCGCGCCGGAGAAGGACGTCGACGGCCTCCACCCCATGAACGTGGGTCGCTTGTGGAGTGGGCGTTCGGCCCTTGCGCCCGCGACGCCCGCCGGCCTGTTGGCGATCCTGGATCACCACGACATCCCGCTCGAGGGGCGTGAGGTGGTCGTCGTCGGGCGTAGCGACCTGGTGGGGAAGCCCGCCGCCGCGTCGTTCCTGCGGCGGAACGCGACGGTGACGGTGGCGCACTCGCGGACGCGGGACCTGGCGGACGTCACGCGCCGCGCCGACGTGCTGGTGGCCGCCGCCGGCGTGCCCGGCATGATTACGCCCGATCACGTCCGCGCAGGCGCCGTCGTCCTCGACGTCGGGCAGGCGCCGGTCGACGGGGTGTTGCGCGGCGACGTCGCGCCGGACGTCGCGCGCGTCGCGGGGGCGCTCACGCCGACGCCGGGCGGGACCGGCCCGATGACGGTCGCGATGGTCGTCGCGAACACCGTGCAGGCGGCCCGCATGCGGCGGGGGGCGGCGTGA
- a CDS encoding divergent PAP2 family protein — translation MSDALVYGPLGAAVVATVVAQLIKLVLAAATERRFAPERLLETGGMPSSHSASVAALATALGMTEGVTSPVFAVAMVLAGIVMYDATGIRRAAGMQAQLINDLVEELGHLFDEGFQPDALQTLLGHTYPQVLVGALLGVATAVVLV, via the coding sequence GTGAGCGACGCGCTCGTGTACGGGCCGCTCGGTGCGGCGGTCGTCGCGACCGTCGTCGCGCAGCTCATCAAGCTGGTGTTGGCCGCCGCGACGGAGCGGCGCTTCGCGCCGGAACGGTTGCTGGAGACCGGCGGCATGCCGTCCTCGCACAGCGCCTCCGTCGCGGCGCTCGCGACGGCGCTGGGGATGACGGAGGGCGTCACGTCGCCGGTGTTCGCCGTCGCGATGGTCCTTGCCGGCATCGTGATGTACGACGCGACCGGCATCCGTCGGGCGGCGGGCATGCAGGCGCAACTCATCAACGACCTCGTCGAGGAACTCGGGCACCTGTTCGACGAGGGGTTCCAGCCCGACGCGTTGCAGACGTTGCTGGGTCACACGTACCCGCAGGTGCTGGTCGGGGCGCTCTTGGGCGTCGCGACCGCCGTCGTGCTCGTTTAG